DNA from Amorphoplanes friuliensis DSM 7358:
GGCGCGCGTAGGCCTCGATGACCCGGCCGATGGCGTTGATCTGCCGGCCGGGCGCCACGGCCCGGATGCCGCGCATCATCGCCTCGTGCGTGCGCTCGACCAGCAGCCGCGCCTCGTCGCTGACATCGCCGACGCAGAACGTCGCGTCGGTGTCACCGTGCACACCGTCGAGGAACGCCGTCACGTCGACGTTGATGATGTCGCCGTCCTCGAGCACCGTGGTGTCGGGGATGCCGTGGCAGATGACCTCGTTGAGCGACGTGCAGCACGACTTGGGGAAGCCCTTGTAACCCAGCGTCGACGGGTAGGCGCCGTGGTCGCAGAGGAACTCGTGGACCACCCGGTCGATCTCGTCGGTGGTCACCCCGGGCTTGCAGTGCTCCCCGGCGAGCTGGGTGGCCTGGGCGGCGAGCCGACCGGCGACGCGCATCTTCTCGATGGTCTCGGGCGTCTGCACGTGAGAGCCGCGCCACTCCTTCGGACGCTTCTTCCCGACGTACTCGGGGCGGGTGATCTGCGGTGGCACCGCCCGCCACGGTGACTGTTTTCCCGGAACGAGAGGGGCACGAACGGTCATCGGCCCAGCCTATCGCCGAGGTTTCGCAAGACCCCGGCGGTGTGACGGGCGATAACAGGTCGGTTGACCCCGATGCACCGGTTCTTGCCGCCTCCGGGCCCCTGTGTAATCGTGTCAGCGTGGATCAAGATGCCGCCGGGACGGACTTCTCGGCCAGCGCCTCGGTAGAGGGCAACCGTGCCACCGTCGTGGTCACCGGTGAGGTCGACATGTCCACGGCCGACGCGATGTACCGCGCCGCGGCCGGAGACACCGCCGGCGCCGATGGTGTCACCCTCGACCTGCGCGGGGTCACGTTCTTCGACTCGGCGGCGATCCAGGCGCTCGTCCGCCTGGCCGAGCACTTC
Protein-coding regions in this window:
- the map gene encoding type I methionyl aminopeptidase yields the protein MTVRAPLVPGKQSPWRAVPPQITRPEYVGKKRPKEWRGSHVQTPETIEKMRVAGRLAAQATQLAGEHCKPGVTTDEIDRVVHEFLCDHGAYPSTLGYKGFPKSCCTSLNEVICHGIPDTTVLEDGDIINVDVTAFLDGVHGDTDATFCVGDVSDEARLLVERTHEAMMRGIRAVAPGRQINAIGRVIEAYARRFGYGVVRDFTGHGIGETFHSGLYIPHYDNPRLDLVMEVGMTFTIEPMITLGTHEYEMWGDGWTVVTKDRKWTAQFEHTLVVTEEGSEILTLP
- a CDS encoding STAS domain-containing protein; amino-acid sequence: MDQDAAGTDFSASASVEGNRATVVVTGEVDMSTADAMYRAAAGDTAGADGVTLDLRGVTFFDSAAIQALVRLAEHFTGRLEVVPSAQVHRVLDIAGLTGQPWLLKRD